From a single Anaerolineaceae bacterium oral taxon 439 genomic region:
- a CDS encoding serine--tRNA ligase — protein MLDMNLIRENPELVRTAMKHRQMDSEPVDRAVALDVERRTVLSEVEALKAERNAASKEIGKLKDPKEREARISAMKSVSDRIADLDAKVKAVEAELTGIMAMIPNIPNANVPIGVGDTDNPVLRTEGTIPAPVYDLLPHWELAERLNIIDFERGVKLTGSRFYVLNGAAARLQRALIAFMLNLHASQGYAERYTPFMVKEEVLYAAGQLPKFKENLYRDIEEDYWMVPTAEVPLTGLYMNEIISEEKLPMRFTAYTPCFRREKMSAGRDVRGIKRGHQFDKVEMYCYSHPDKSAEELDRMLAAAEETLKRLELPYRIVAQCTGDLGFNAEICYDIEVWAPGVKEWLEVSSVSNDGDFQARRAGIRFRDSASGKPRFLHTLNGSGLGLPRTLIAVLETYQQPDGTVVVPAALKPWMGGIDRITEEK, from the coding sequence ATGTTGGATATGAATCTGATCCGTGAGAATCCTGAACTCGTCAGGACCGCGATGAAACACCGACAAATGGACAGCGAACCGGTCGATCGCGCGGTCGCTCTCGACGTCGAACGGCGGACAGTCCTGAGCGAGGTCGAAGCGCTGAAAGCCGAACGCAACGCCGCTTCCAAAGAGATCGGAAAGCTCAAGGATCCGAAAGAACGCGAAGCCAGAATTTCGGCAATGAAAAGCGTATCCGACCGAATCGCCGACCTCGACGCGAAGGTTAAAGCCGTAGAAGCCGAGCTCACCGGAATCATGGCGATGATCCCGAATATTCCGAACGCCAACGTACCGATCGGCGTCGGCGACACCGATAATCCGGTTCTCCGGACCGAAGGCACGATTCCGGCACCGGTTTACGATCTCCTGCCGCACTGGGAATTAGCCGAAAGATTAAATATCATCGACTTCGAGCGCGGCGTTAAACTGACCGGAAGTCGTTTCTACGTCCTCAACGGGGCTGCCGCCCGTCTCCAGCGCGCCCTGATTGCGTTCATGCTCAATCTGCACGCGAGCCAGGGATACGCCGAACGCTATACCCCGTTCATGGTCAAAGAGGAAGTTCTTTACGCGGCCGGTCAGCTTCCGAAATTCAAAGAGAACCTCTATCGGGATATCGAGGAAGATTACTGGATGGTCCCGACCGCCGAAGTCCCGCTGACCGGACTGTACATGAACGAAATCATTAGCGAAGAGAAACTGCCGATGCGTTTTACCGCGTACACGCCCTGTTTTCGGCGCGAGAAGATGAGCGCGGGACGCGACGTCCGCGGGATCAAACGAGGCCATCAGTTCGATAAGGTCGAAATGTACTGCTATTCGCATCCGGATAAATCCGCGGAAGAACTCGACCGGATGCTCGCCGCGGCGGAAGAGACTCTGAAACGGCTCGAACTTCCGTATCGGATCGTCGCGCAATGCACCGGAGATTTAGGTTTCAACGCAGAAATCTGCTATGATATCGAGGTCTGGGCGCCCGGCGTTAAGGAATGGCTCGAGGTATCGTCCGTTTCAAACGACGGCGATTTTCAGGCACGACGCGCCGGAATCCGCTTCCGCGATTCCGCTTCCGGGAAGCCCCGCTTTCTGCATACGCTCAACGGATCGGGACTGGGACTGCCGCGGACATTGATCGCCGTTCTCGAAACGTATCAGCAGCCTGACGGAACCGTCGTCGTTCCCGCGGCTCTGAAGCCATGGATGGGCGGAATCGACCGGATCACGGAAGAAAAATAA
- a CDS encoding DNA alkylation repair protein: protein MIIDEIEAELFKMQDKKYRDFQSKLIPTLDPDRIIGVRTPELRKYAKQLIRREDIPEFLRALPHPYFDENQLHAFIISEMNDFDRCINEVCLFLPFVDNWATCDQLSPKVFKRHRTELLESVGKWLSSTQTYSVRFAIGMLMEHFLNEGVDIAYMEMVAGIRSEEYYINMMIAWYFATALAKQYDMALPYIENQRLDIWTHNKAIQKAVESYRMTDEQKAYLKSLKIIRQKRRS, encoded by the coding sequence ATGATCATAGATGAAATCGAAGCCGAACTTTTTAAAATGCAGGATAAAAAGTACCGGGATTTTCAGTCCAAACTGATCCCGACTTTGGATCCGGACAGGATCATTGGCGTAAGAACGCCGGAATTGCGGAAGTATGCGAAGCAGCTGATCAGGCGGGAAGATATTCCGGAATTCCTGCGCGCCCTCCCGCATCCGTATTTTGATGAAAACCAGCTTCACGCGTTCATTATTTCTGAGATGAATGATTTTGATCGGTGCATAAATGAGGTGTGTCTGTTCCTGCCCTTTGTTGATAACTGGGCTACCTGCGACCAGCTGTCGCCGAAGGTCTTCAAACGCCATCGCACGGAGCTGCTCGAATCTGTCGGGAAATGGCTTTCTTCGACCCAGACGTATTCCGTGAGATTCGCAATTGGAATGCTGATGGAACATTTTTTGAATGAGGGTGTTGATATTGCATATATGGAGATGGTCGCGGGTATAAGATCGGAAGAATATTACATTAATATGATGATCGCCTGGTACTTCGCCACAGCGCTCGCAAAGCAGTATGATATGGCGCTTCCTTACATAGAGAATCAGCGGTTGGATATCTGGACGCACAACAAGGCGATCCAGAAGGCGGTCGAAAGCTACCGGATGACGGATGAACAAAAGGCATACCTTAAGAGCTTGAAAATCATTCGCCAGAAGAGGAGATCATAG
- a CDS encoding replicative DNA helicase: MLLVNRDAEVNVLGSLLIDPEKFYDVSRRVRSEDFYFRKHQWIFQAIHDLINDGMAVDPTTVAGRLSDVGRLAEIGGQNYLLSLTIETASSLGAESYARIVQEKSARRQLVARSAEIAALAKDESTELDTVFQSAEQKLYEIHENQANKGFETAQDVIQQVFSKLHEKAQSKEEFHGLPTGFTDLDKLLGGMHPSDLMIVAARPGMGKTSFLMSVLRHAALNVKKNVVFFSLEMSNDQIMQRLLSQESGIDSRKIRDGRLASDELQSLLISMDVIGDSQIFLDDTPGITPMALRSKLQRLKREADIDLIIIDYLQLMSGDLFKDNRVQEVSYISRNLKILAKEFSVPVLTAAQMSRSVEQRADKLPMLSDLRESGSLEQDADIVMFLHQPDSEAGEGLEGLVKLIVAKHRNGPIGDIDLVYRKNLARFDNAARMNDYGG, from the coding sequence CTGCTCTTGGTCAATCGCGACGCTGAGGTCAACGTTTTAGGGTCGCTGCTGATCGATCCTGAAAAGTTCTATGACGTCAGCCGTCGGGTCAGGAGCGAGGATTTCTATTTCCGGAAACATCAGTGGATTTTTCAGGCGATCCATGACCTGATCAACGACGGGATGGCGGTCGATCCGACAACCGTCGCCGGGCGGCTGAGCGATGTCGGCCGGTTGGCGGAGATTGGCGGTCAGAATTATTTATTGTCGCTGACGATCGAGACTGCGTCTTCGTTAGGCGCGGAATCCTACGCGCGGATCGTCCAGGAAAAAAGCGCGCGGCGGCAGCTCGTCGCGCGTTCCGCGGAAATTGCCGCGCTCGCGAAGGACGAATCGACCGAACTCGATACGGTTTTTCAATCGGCGGAACAGAAGCTTTACGAAATCCACGAGAATCAGGCGAATAAGGGTTTCGAAACGGCGCAGGACGTCATTCAGCAGGTTTTCAGCAAGCTGCATGAAAAGGCGCAGTCGAAAGAGGAATTTCATGGCCTCCCGACCGGGTTCACGGATTTGGATAAGCTCCTTGGCGGGATGCATCCCTCCGACCTGATGATCGTTGCTGCCCGTCCGGGGATGGGGAAGACGAGTTTCCTGATGTCCGTCCTGCGTCACGCTGCGCTGAACGTTAAAAAGAACGTCGTTTTCTTTTCGCTGGAAATGAGCAATGATCAGATCATGCAGCGGCTCCTTTCACAGGAGTCGGGGATCGACAGCCGGAAAATCCGCGACGGTCGGCTGGCGTCCGACGAGCTTCAGAGTCTCCTGATATCGATGGACGTGATCGGCGATTCACAGATTTTTCTGGACGATACGCCGGGGATCACCCCGATGGCGCTGCGTTCGAAGCTGCAGCGGCTTAAGCGGGAAGCCGATATCGACCTGATAATTATCGATTATCTGCAGTTGATGTCCGGGGATCTGTTTAAAGACAATCGCGTTCAGGAGGTATCGTATATCTCTCGGAATCTTAAAATTCTTGCGAAGGAGTTCAGCGTTCCGGTGCTGACCGCCGCGCAGATGTCCCGCTCGGTTGAGCAGCGCGCGGATAAGTTGCCGATGCTGTCCGACCTGCGCGAATCGGGGTCGCTGGAGCAGGACGCGGATATCGTCATGTTCCTGCACCAGCCGGACAGCGAAGCCGGGGAGGGGCTGGAGGGGTTGGTGAAGCTCATCGTTGCGAAGCATCGGAATGGCCCGATCGGCGATATCGACCTCGTGTACCGGAAAAATTTAGCGCGTTTCGACAACGCGGCCAGAATGAACGATTATGGCGGATAA